The following nucleotide sequence is from Bacillota bacterium.
TGTCAACTATTCTAGTATTCTATTAATGTCATCTATGAATTGAGTTGCCTTATTTCCGATTTGTTTTTTAAGTTCTTCAGGATGATCAAAGTCGGGTTGTTCAACCAGGATTGCCTCAATAATTGAATCCACTCCAGGCATAACCTGTGAAAGCTTATATCCCCCAATATCTTTAAGGCTCATAAACTTGATATAATGAGCCTGAATTTATCTGTTGTTTCCACTAAGCCAAACCTCAAACCTACTTTGTTCGTGTAAATAAACAATAGCAATTTTCAGCTTCTTGTTTCGTAAATCATCAGGAGTAAAGGCAAAGTATGTCATATCCATGTAACCATAATATAAGGCACTAACGGTATAATCTGGATGTAATTTCTTTAAATATATGCTCAAATCAGACATGAATTTCATGATATATTTGTAGGCTGCCTGAATCATCCCTTTGCTCAATTGGCTGTTATATTCCCGAATGATCTCTTTTGGTGAATTCATGACTTAACTCCTTTGGCCTGATTAATTATTTGAATGCCCTGTTTTGGCGGAAAATACTGCTTTATAATTCATGTTATGATTCTTCCTCAGAAAACTAAGAACGATGTACAAATTATACCCTAGAAAATGAATACTACCTAAATACCAGGTAAAATCATATATTCCTATTTCCGAACTTTTTTCGTGGAACCCCGATATTAATCTGCTATGAGTTTTAAATGTGTTTGGAGTCAGACTTGATATTTTCTGTCGGGTTAGCTTGACCTGCCGCAAAGGAGCAATGTATTATTAAAATAGAAAAAAGCAAAAACCTTGTCTGTTAACCCTAGCATTAACATAACTCCTTATCCACTATTCCAGGCAGAAACGCAAATCCTTATCTACAATAAACTTGCTGTGATAAAAAGCTTCGCATTGAAGTAAAAGGAAAGGTGGTTGTCAAAGTGTTTGATCATTTAGGTATAGAAGAAATCGCAAATGAAGAATATAAGCTGGTGCGAGCTATGGCAAAACAAATTGTTGAAAATGATATTATCCCGGTAAGGCAATATTTTGATAATGATATTCATCATTCAGAATATATTGAGCCCCTGTTTCATAAGATTCTCTTAGAATATGGGGTACAACCTATTCTTGTGTCAAAAAGGGCACCTTCTTTAGTTAGTAATTGCGGTTTTAATGAGGAAATAGCACGTGGCGATAGTGGAATTGCAGTGGCCTTGGCATGTACATCATGGGCAGTATTTCCCCTACAACACGAACCATACAAAAGAGAAGATCTGCTTAAAAAATTAACTGCAGTTTTTCGAGAAGACAAAATACATTTTGGTTGTTTTGCTATGACCGAACCGGAAGGTGGATGTGATATCGAAAATCTCCGGATAAAGGGTAGGACAATCCGTACCAAAGCGCGACTTGAAGGAAATGAATGGGTTATTAATGGAGTCAAGCAGTGGGCCAGCAATAGCGGGATTGCATCACTATACCTGACAGTATGCACTACTGCCCCCGATCTTGGTGATGATGGCATTGCCCTCATCTATGTACCTTATCCTATTGATGGTGTTACTTTTGGCAAGTTCGAGAACAAGGCCGGCATGCAGGCAGATAGAAATTGCACCATTTATTTTGATAATGTACGAGTTCCGAAAAGCTACCGGGTGGCTGGTCCCGGTGATGATGCTAAACTGCTGCATCAGAACCTGGTAGCAGGCTCAATTATCAGTGGAGCAATGTCAGTCGGATCTGCTCAAAATATAATAGAAATTGTATCCGATTATGCAACAAAACGCTTTGTAGCCGGAAAGCCAATAAAAGAACATAGTATAAATGCCGGAATTCTTGCAGATATGCTTATCGGTATTGAGACAGCAAGAACTTATGTGCTTAATACAGCTTATATGTTTGATCACCCTGATATCTATGGCGACCGCTGGTCAGCAGCGATGTTTGCCCGTGCTCGAATTGCTAAGGTATATGCTGCAGATGTGAGCGTGAAGATTGCCAATAAAGCGATGGAGCTGATGGCATCATTTGGTTATAGCCGAGAAGGTGCTATCGAGAAACATTGGCGGGACAATAAAATCATGCAACTCTGGCTCGGAGGGGCACAATTGGGCCGTCTTGATATTGCCAGATTCTGTTTTGATCTCCGTGAGCTATAAAAGTGTACAACGTCAGAACATATTGTACTATATTGCCAATCCTTAATATTTGTTTCCCTTACAGCATGGGGGTCCAGCAGCATGGGGGTCAGGTCTTGAAATATTACATTTTTCAGGTTGATTCTTCTTTATGGCCAGACTACTTAGTTTGATATCCACTACACTACAGTCAGTAAAACAGTAGGTTAATTTAGAAATGAAATATAAGTTTAGCAGTAATTAAATTTCTACATGGCCGGACCACTATTAAAATAAACCCTAGTTCGGGAAGGAAATTTGGCCTACTGGCCTGAATGCAGCTGTTTCTGCATTTTTTTAGTAAAACTCCCGCCTCGACTAATACTGAAATTAATGCGGCGAGTCCGGTTAACTTGATTGGGCGTTATAGCCTAGTTCCCGAACTGTGGAAGAAAGTATCTGCCGGCAACACAATCAGGTTGGAGGCAATAATGTGCCCGGAGATTACTGCTTGCTTTTCTCCGGATAGTATGATAAATTCATACTTAACGGAGGAAAGTGCTATGATTAAGTATGATCAGGTTTATCAGGACAAACTAGTTGTGAAGGAATCTTTGCAGGAATATGCATCGCCACGGTCAAAGCTGACGAGGATGTTGGATTCCAGACAGCTTTTGCATATTCGCCGCGGTCTTTATCTGGCTGGAAGTGAAACACCATTCTCGCTAAAAACGCTTGCCAACATAGTCGCCGGCCCATCTTATGTCTCTTTTGAATCTGCTCTTGCTTACTATGGTTTTATTCCGGAAAGAGTTCTTAATATCACTTCGGCAATCTATGGCAAGAATAAAAACAAAAGATTTAAGACTCCTGTTGGTACATTCTTATATCGCCATATCCCTGAAGCAGTATATTTCATAGAATATAGAAGACTGGAAGAAGAAGGCCACCCCTTTCTAATTGCTACAGCTGAGAAGGCAATTTGTGACACTCTTTACCAGCATCGCCAGGTTACAACTTTAAGCGGCCTCAGCAAACTGATCTATGACGATTTAAGGGTTGAGGCAGATAGTTTGAAAAGCTTAGATCTTGAAATTATTAAGGCTTTGGCACCAGGTTATGGCAAAAAAGTAACAAATGTATTTGCCCGTTGGCTCGAAAAGGAAAAATATAATGCATAGTGCTGTAAATGACATGTTAAGTAAATACAAATGTATAACAGCGGATGATTACCGTGAAGCGCTGAGAGAAATTATTCAGGAAATTGCCCTGCTCGGTCTCTATAGGAGTAACTTTTTTGATCGTGCTTGTTTTTACGGTGGAACTGCGCTGAGAATTTTTTACGGTTTGGACCGTTTTTCTGAAGATCTTGATTTTTCACTTGATAGTTCAGATTCGGATTTTACTCTTGATCCATACCTTAAACATGTAGTAAGCGAATTAAGTGCGTTTGGTTTTATAGTAGACGTAAGTAAAAAAGC
It contains:
- a CDS encoding acyl-CoA dehydrogenase family protein, whose translation is MFDHLGIEEIANEEYKLVRAMAKQIVENDIIPVRQYFDNDIHHSEYIEPLFHKILLEYGVQPILVSKRAPSLVSNCGFNEEIARGDSGIAVALACTSWAVFPLQHEPYKREDLLKKLTAVFREDKIHFGCFAMTEPEGGCDIENLRIKGRTIRTKARLEGNEWVINGVKQWASNSGIASLYLTVCTTAPDLGDDGIALIYVPYPIDGVTFGKFENKAGMQADRNCTIYFDNVRVPKSYRVAGPGDDAKLLHQNLVAGSIISGAMSVGSAQNIIEIVSDYATKRFVAGKPIKEHSINAGILADMLIGIETARTYVLNTAYMFDHPDIYGDRWSAAMFARARIAKVYAADVSVKIANKAMELMASFGYSREGAIEKHWRDNKIMQLWLGGAQLGRLDIARFCFDLREL